A genomic window from Gemmatimonadaceae bacterium includes:
- a CDS encoding substrate-binding domain-containing protein, with translation MIAISACQGGDSAQETLTVFNAGSLARPLKAALDTFARRENVRVHQESAGSLESARKLTELGKVPDLIALADAAVFPQYLVPRYVTSYTLFARNRMVVAFTDRSRHAREIGTANWPEILTRADVDVGRSDPDLDPNGYRTLMVWQLIARTRGDDALAARLEAQAVPRNVRAKEADLVGLLQAGELDYIWSYESMAKATGLRWVMLGDSVDLSQPALADFYGQARVALRGAREGEHVVFTGQPIVYALAVPAEAPNRALGERFEAFLLGAEGRAILRREGLDVLEMPQVEHGTASAGLLAGRAARR, from the coding sequence GTGATCGCGATCTCCGCGTGCCAAGGCGGCGATAGCGCTCAGGAGACGCTGACCGTGTTCAATGCGGGATCTCTGGCGCGTCCGCTCAAAGCGGCGCTCGACACGTTCGCGCGCCGTGAGAACGTCCGAGTGCATCAGGAGAGTGCGGGGTCGCTCGAAAGCGCACGCAAGCTGACCGAGCTCGGCAAGGTGCCCGACCTCATCGCGCTGGCAGACGCGGCGGTGTTTCCCCAGTATCTGGTTCCGCGGTATGTGACCAGCTACACGCTCTTCGCGCGCAACCGAATGGTGGTCGCGTTCACTGATCGCTCGCGTCACGCCCGGGAGATCGGCACGGCCAACTGGCCTGAGATTCTGACGCGCGCGGATGTCGACGTCGGTCGTTCGGATCCCGACCTGGATCCCAACGGATACCGCACGCTGATGGTCTGGCAACTGATTGCGCGCACGCGCGGCGATGATGCCTTGGCGGCACGGCTCGAGGCGCAGGCGGTCCCTCGCAATGTCAGGGCCAAGGAGGCCGACCTCGTCGGGTTGCTCCAGGCGGGCGAACTGGACTACATCTGGTCGTACGAATCGATGGCCAAAGCCACCGGCCTGCGTTGGGTGATGCTTGGCGATTCGGTGGATCTCTCTCAGCCCGCCTTGGCTGATTTCTACGGTCAAGCACGCGTGGCCCTGCGCGGGGCGCGGGAGGGCGAACACGTCGTATTCACCGGTCAACCCATCGTCTACGCGCTGGCGGTGCCTGCTGAGGCGCCCAATCGCGCCCTCGGTGAACGTTTCGAGGCGTTTCTGCTCGGCGCCGAGGGACGCGCAATTCTCCGGCGTGAGGGGCTCGACGTGCTTGAGATGCCGCAAGTCGAACACGGAACGGCGAGTGCCGGCTTGCTGGCCGGGCGCGCCGCGCGCCGATGA
- a CDS encoding ABC transporter permease, protein MSVAAALLASLLLLFLAAPILRLVAEGGVEGISRLGSDAELRQSLLLTGATATAATLLGVLGGTPIAWLLARREFPGRAALSALIDLPLVIPHPVAGIALLLLLGRESVVGGAALDLGLRIVGSPVGIVAAMLFVSAPLFVSGAREAFAKVDARFEGVARTLGDAPWQAFRRVTLPLASRGLLASAVVMWARAVSEFGAIVILTYNPKVVSVLSYDRFTSYGLREALPVAAALALLALIPLTLLRALRAEDGRRKGQR, encoded by the coding sequence ATGAGCGTCGCGGCGGCGCTGCTCGCATCGCTGCTGCTCCTGTTTCTTGCCGCGCCGATCCTACGGTTAGTGGCCGAGGGTGGAGTCGAAGGCATCTCCCGCCTTGGTAGCGATGCGGAGCTCCGGCAGTCGCTGCTCCTCACGGGCGCTACGGCGACGGCCGCCACATTGCTGGGCGTGCTGGGAGGCACACCCATCGCGTGGCTCCTGGCCCGTCGCGAGTTCCCGGGGCGTGCGGCACTCTCGGCGCTGATTGACTTGCCGCTGGTCATTCCGCATCCGGTGGCCGGCATTGCCTTGCTGCTGTTGCTTGGGCGCGAGAGCGTCGTCGGCGGGGCGGCGCTAGACCTCGGGTTGCGCATCGTAGGCTCCCCGGTTGGCATCGTAGCCGCAATGCTGTTCGTGTCGGCCCCGCTCTTCGTCAGCGGCGCACGCGAGGCGTTCGCAAAAGTCGACGCCCGGTTCGAGGGGGTTGCGCGCACGCTCGGCGATGCCCCGTGGCAGGCGTTTCGGCGCGTGACCTTGCCGTTGGCGTCGCGCGGCCTCTTGGCGAGTGCTGTCGTGATGTGGGCGCGCGCCGTCAGTGAGTTTGGTGCCATCGTCATTCTGACCTACAACCCGAAGGTCGTGAGCGTGCTCAGCTACGATCGCTTTACGAGCTACGGGCTCCGCGAGGCGCTGCCCGTGGCGGCTGCGCTGGCGCTGCTGGCGCTCATTCCGTTGACGTTGCTGCGAGCGCTCCGCGCAGAGGACGGTCGGCGAAAGGGACAGAGATGA
- a CDS encoding ABC transporter ATP-binding protein — MIALSDIAARKGQFHLSDVRVALATGEYGVVIGPAGSGKTTLLEVVAGLLAPTHGTVHIDGADVAGVPPERRALSLVYQHAYLFPHLSVQANVAYGAADAATLQEVEDRLEVTSLYGRDVLALSGGERQVVALARALARRPRLLLLDEPFSALDPRRRGLVRREVRAFHRRWGLTTLQVTHDFAEAGLLGDRAILLDGGRVLQQGTPAEVFRRPASPYVAEFLGAENVFGGTARELGALSPDWVDGEPSAYAHGHRAFAFETEGLTLYAVGDFAPGAGHAVIRAEEITLSRDQSFDSARNRFAGRVLEVQTLGALTRVTVEVQGVPLVAALTTRSALELRLEPGLAVIATFKAMAVHLC; from the coding sequence ATGATCGCGCTCTCGGACATCGCCGCACGGAAGGGGCAGTTTCACCTGTCCGATGTGCGCGTTGCACTCGCGACGGGCGAGTATGGGGTGGTGATTGGACCGGCCGGCTCGGGGAAGACGACCTTGCTCGAGGTCGTCGCGGGGCTTCTCGCTCCGACCCACGGCACGGTGCATATCGACGGCGCGGATGTCGCTGGTGTGCCACCGGAGCGCCGTGCGCTCTCGCTCGTGTACCAACACGCCTATCTCTTTCCGCATCTCTCCGTGCAGGCGAACGTCGCCTATGGCGCGGCCGATGCGGCGACGCTGCAGGAAGTCGAAGATCGGCTCGAGGTGACGTCGCTCTACGGGCGCGACGTGCTCGCCCTCTCGGGCGGCGAACGGCAAGTGGTCGCGCTGGCACGCGCATTGGCACGTCGCCCTCGCCTGCTGCTGCTCGATGAGCCCTTCTCGGCGCTGGATCCGCGCCGCCGAGGGCTGGTGCGCCGCGAGGTGCGTGCATTCCACCGGCGTTGGGGTCTCACGACCCTACAGGTGACGCACGACTTCGCCGAGGCGGGGCTGCTGGGTGACCGAGCGATCCTCCTCGACGGCGGACGGGTCCTGCAGCAGGGGACGCCGGCGGAAGTGTTTCGCCGGCCGGCCTCGCCGTACGTGGCGGAGTTTCTCGGCGCCGAGAACGTCTTCGGCGGCACGGCCCGCGAGTTGGGAGCACTGTCGCCGGACTGGGTGGACGGCGAACCGAGTGCGTACGCCCACGGGCATCGCGCGTTCGCGTTTGAGACGGAGGGGCTGACCTTGTACGCCGTGGGGGACTTCGCCCCGGGCGCGGGCCACGCCGTCATCCGCGCCGAGGAGATTACGCTTTCGCGCGACCAGAGCTTCGACTCGGCGCGAAATCGCTTCGCCGGACGCGTGCTGGAAGTGCAGACGCTGGGGGCGCTCACCCGTGTGACTGTCGAGGTTCAAGGGGTGCCGCTGGTGGCGGCGCTGACGACGCGATCGGCGCTGGAACTACGGCTGGAGCCAGGTCTCGCCGTGATCGCTACGTTCAAGGCTATGGCGGTGCACCTGTGCTGA
- a CDS encoding glycosyltransferase, giving the protein MARDDATSARFVLDLAQHLTAHAKVYVFAPAGPATAPREQWGDVVVHRFRYWLPARAQRLAAGEGMVATMRASWLARLQALPFVTSQWAQLGRLVRDERIELLNPHWIVPQGLVAAQWSRRLGLPVVVTAHGADVAWLDRTRGGALLARYVFGRSQGLIADSQELASRTEVIAGRSIPHAAIPMGVTTSVFRPLAPPTSAEDARRVRTVVFVGKFVPKKGIDVLIDAFAALRARGVVAQLALIGGGPLESALRAQVSRLDLDASVDFRGWVANHELPTQYAQSDVVCVPSVQDAHGETEGTPVVLQEAMACGAVVVASRSSGISDVVQDGINGWSVPPSDPQALAEAIGRALAMPPLAREAMRVAARDSATRHSWPRVAERYFEFFREAVQRTR; this is encoded by the coding sequence ATGGCAAGGGACGACGCCACAAGTGCGCGATTCGTCCTGGATCTCGCCCAGCACCTGACGGCTCACGCGAAGGTCTATGTGTTCGCTCCCGCGGGGCCCGCCACGGCGCCGCGGGAGCAGTGGGGGGACGTGGTCGTGCACCGCTTCCGCTACTGGCTTCCCGCACGGGCGCAGCGACTGGCTGCGGGCGAGGGAATGGTGGCGACGATGCGTGCGAGCTGGCTGGCACGCCTTCAGGCCCTGCCCTTCGTCACCTCCCAGTGGGCGCAACTGGGCCGCCTCGTACGGGACGAGCGCATCGAGCTGCTCAATCCGCACTGGATCGTGCCGCAGGGCCTGGTTGCAGCCCAGTGGAGCCGACGCCTGGGGCTCCCGGTCGTCGTCACGGCGCACGGCGCCGATGTCGCGTGGCTCGACCGGACGCGCGGGGGAGCTTTGCTTGCCCGGTATGTCTTCGGGCGCTCGCAGGGCCTGATTGCGGATTCGCAGGAGCTGGCATCGCGCACAGAGGTCATCGCCGGACGATCGATTCCGCACGCAGCCATCCCGATGGGAGTGACGACGAGCGTATTTCGCCCGCTCGCGCCGCCGACGTCGGCGGAAGATGCTCGGCGCGTGCGGACCGTCGTCTTTGTGGGGAAGTTCGTCCCGAAGAAGGGCATCGATGTGTTGATTGACGCCTTCGCTGCGCTGCGCGCTCGGGGCGTGGTGGCACAGCTTGCGCTTATCGGCGGCGGGCCGCTTGAGTCCGCGCTCCGCGCCCAGGTGTCGCGCCTGGACCTCGACGCGTCGGTGGATTTCCGCGGCTGGGTGGCCAACCACGAGCTGCCGACTCAATACGCCCAGTCTGACGTCGTCTGCGTGCCCTCCGTCCAGGATGCGCACGGCGAAACGGAGGGGACGCCTGTCGTGCTGCAGGAGGCGATGGCCTGCGGTGCCGTGGTCGTGGCGTCACGCAGCAGCGGCATCAGCGACGTCGTGCAGGACGGCATCAACGGGTGGAGCGTACCGCCGAGCGACCCGCAGGCGCTTGCGGAGGCCATCGGGCGCGCCCTCGCAATGCCGCCGCTGGCCCGCGAGGCGATGCGCGTCGCCGCTCGCGACTCGGCCACGCGACACTCGTGGCCGCGTGTGGCCGAACGCTACTTCGAATTCTTTCGCGAGGCCGTTCAGCGCACCCGATAG
- a CDS encoding glycosyltransferase family 2 protein: MATLVIQIPCHNEEQTLPRVLADLPRTLPGISRIIPLVVDDGSTDGTAAVAERLGATVLRRPVKGGLARAFLAGLDRAVALGADIIVNTDGDGQYRGADIERLVAPVVAGRAELVVGVRPISEVREFSPLKKLLQRLGSWVTRLASGTQVEDAPSGFRAMSRTAAMRLHVFNRYTYTVETIIQAGQKGLAIETIPIEVNPAARPSRLASSVAQYVGRQTLTIIRIFMTYRPFAFFAVPGAAIFGVGFAIGVRFLLYYFAGSGSGHLQSLLLGTLLLGTGFFLVVVGLVADLIAVNRSLLERVDWQLRVLQDQVARQSTASRHTTP; the protein is encoded by the coding sequence ATGGCCACGCTCGTCATCCAGATTCCTTGCCACAATGAAGAACAGACACTCCCCCGGGTCTTGGCGGACCTCCCACGGACGTTGCCGGGGATTTCGCGCATCATCCCACTGGTGGTGGATGACGGGAGCACTGACGGCACCGCTGCCGTAGCGGAACGACTGGGCGCCACGGTGCTGCGGCGTCCGGTGAAGGGCGGACTGGCGCGCGCCTTCCTCGCCGGACTCGACCGCGCCGTGGCGCTCGGCGCCGACATCATTGTCAACACCGACGGCGACGGGCAGTATCGCGGTGCGGACATCGAGCGACTCGTCGCCCCGGTCGTTGCCGGACGCGCGGAACTGGTGGTCGGAGTCCGACCGATCAGCGAGGTACGCGAGTTCTCCCCGCTCAAGAAGCTGTTGCAGCGCCTCGGGAGCTGGGTCACGCGCCTCGCGAGCGGAACGCAGGTGGAGGATGCGCCGTCGGGATTTCGGGCAATGTCCCGTACGGCCGCGATGCGGCTGCACGTCTTCAACCGCTACACGTACACCGTCGAGACGATCATCCAGGCTGGACAGAAGGGCTTGGCCATCGAGACCATACCAATCGAGGTCAACCCCGCAGCGCGTCCGTCGCGCTTGGCCTCCAGTGTAGCCCAGTACGTGGGGCGCCAGACGCTGACAATCATCCGGATCTTTATGACGTACCGCCCCTTTGCCTTCTTCGCGGTGCCGGGCGCAGCCATCTTCGGAGTCGGCTTCGCGATCGGGGTGCGTTTCCTACTGTACTACTTCGCCGGGAGCGGGAGCGGCCACCTGCAATCGCTGCTCCTTGGCACGCTCTTGCTCGGCACCGGGTTCTTCCTCGTCGTCGTTGGCCTCGTAGCCGACCTCATCGCCGTGAACCGCTCGCTGCTCGAGCGCGTCGATTGGCAGCTTCGCGTACTGCAGGACCAGGTGGCACGCCAGTCAACCGCATCGCGCCACACGACCCCGTGA
- a CDS encoding glycosyltransferase family 4 protein codes for MAIVLHVVSYYPPDRIGGVGEVVANVHRGLLARGHRSCVLTSGTSTDDANVLRVAATPLRFALAVARLATLAREADVVHLHHGEGIGLLIAMRLLRIKTPVLLTLHVNVAAMMPSMRPYRAAGRTFGDWTMAERFYATVVMPARALMDRVALALADSVSFISRSAAQDTLGADAAEGAVIIYNGLAAAATPRAEAIDSSTLLFVGSGSVRKRVESLPLVLAAVRRRLPSATLRIIGLAAGDNQELLTVADALGVRDALIFEGRRRSEELPAYYRASQVLLVPSAYEGLPMVILEAQQQGLPCVATRVSGHPEVITDGVNGYLVPLDDPEQMAAAALRVLENPEIRARMAINGQREIASRFSVARQVEEYLALYATLWNVT; via the coding sequence ATGGCTATCGTCCTGCACGTTGTGTCGTACTATCCCCCCGATCGCATCGGCGGGGTGGGGGAGGTCGTCGCCAACGTCCATCGCGGATTGCTGGCACGCGGTCATCGCTCGTGCGTGCTCACGTCGGGGACGAGCACCGACGATGCCAACGTCCTGCGCGTGGCCGCTACGCCGCTACGCTTCGCTCTTGCCGTTGCGCGCCTGGCGACTCTCGCCCGCGAAGCGGACGTGGTGCACCTCCATCACGGAGAGGGCATTGGCTTACTTATCGCGATGCGCCTGCTTCGCATCAAGACGCCGGTGTTGTTGACGTTGCACGTGAACGTCGCGGCGATGATGCCGTCGATGCGCCCGTATCGTGCCGCTGGCCGCACGTTCGGCGACTGGACGATGGCAGAGCGGTTCTATGCGACGGTGGTGATGCCAGCGCGTGCACTGATGGACCGTGTCGCGCTGGCGCTGGCAGATTCCGTGAGCTTCATCTCCCGTAGTGCGGCGCAGGATACGCTGGGTGCGGATGCCGCAGAGGGCGCCGTAATCATCTACAACGGCCTCGCCGCTGCTGCGACGCCACGCGCTGAGGCAATCGATTCGTCGACGCTGCTCTTCGTCGGCAGCGGCTCGGTGCGCAAGCGCGTAGAGTCTCTGCCCTTGGTCTTGGCTGCCGTCCGTCGCCGACTTCCGTCCGCAACGCTGCGCATCATTGGGTTGGCCGCCGGCGACAACCAAGAACTGCTCACTGTTGCCGACGCGCTTGGTGTTCGTGATGCCCTGATCTTCGAAGGGAGGAGACGCTCAGAAGAACTTCCCGCGTACTATCGAGCGTCTCAGGTGCTGCTCGTCCCGTCTGCCTACGAGGGACTGCCGATGGTCATCCTCGAAGCACAGCAGCAGGGCCTGCCCTGCGTGGCAACTCGAGTAAGCGGACACCCCGAAGTCATTACCGATGGCGTGAACGGATACCTCGTGCCGCTCGACGACCCCGAGCAAATGGCCGCTGCCGCCCTTCGCGTTCTCGAAAACCCGGAGATTCGCGCACGAATGGCAATCAACGGCCAGCGTGAGATTGCATCGCGCTTCAGCGTGGCGCGTCAAGTCGAGGAATACCTCGCGCTCTACGCCACGCTCTGGAACGTCACGTGA
- a CDS encoding flippase-like domain-containing protein codes for MNVRTARILRGSIAVVAMAMLVWYVGPAALLQTLARTHAGYVIGYFAAFLAVPYIYGMQLHGALRLAGHGIPVQDTVRAAAQSWSVGSLTPARAGDLSFAYFLRGAVPERDALAVVFADKLLSLLVLVLLAIGSAFVVEVPYREALIMAASLASGGVLGVLLLTRIPRLEPLRVLLAKSRVVPWTLVMAMLRWAYICAINLLIFRAVGYSPGLATVTAATAVGRLIATVPVSIGGVGIKEPAQILIYAGAAVPAEAVVAVSVLGMACGFAVAAVVPLLVRGVAR; via the coding sequence GTGAACGTACGCACCGCACGCATTCTGCGCGGGAGCATCGCAGTGGTCGCGATGGCGATGCTCGTCTGGTATGTCGGGCCGGCGGCACTACTGCAGACGCTCGCGCGCACGCACGCAGGATACGTGATCGGATACTTCGCGGCATTTCTGGCCGTACCCTACATTTACGGAATGCAGTTGCACGGTGCGCTGCGCCTGGCAGGGCACGGAATCCCCGTTCAGGACACCGTTCGCGCGGCCGCGCAGTCGTGGAGCGTAGGTTCGCTGACGCCGGCGCGGGCTGGCGACCTGAGCTTCGCTTACTTTCTCCGCGGTGCGGTGCCTGAACGCGATGCACTGGCCGTCGTGTTTGCCGATAAGTTGTTGAGCCTGCTGGTGCTTGTCCTGCTCGCCATCGGCTCGGCATTTGTGGTCGAGGTACCCTATCGCGAAGCACTGATTATGGCTGCGTCGCTGGCCTCCGGCGGCGTCCTTGGCGTCCTGCTGCTCACGCGGATACCGCGACTCGAGCCACTGCGCGTCCTGCTTGCCAAGTCACGCGTGGTGCCGTGGACTCTCGTGATGGCGATGCTTCGATGGGCGTACATCTGCGCCATCAACCTGCTCATATTTCGGGCCGTCGGTTATTCGCCGGGACTCGCGACGGTGACGGCCGCGACCGCGGTGGGGCGGCTCATCGCCACCGTACCCGTGTCGATCGGTGGCGTCGGCATCAAGGAACCCGCACAGATCCTCATCTACGCGGGTGCTGCCGTACCGGCCGAAGCAGTGGTGGCGGTGTCCGTGCTCGGGATGGCCTGTGGCTTCGCCGTCGCTGCCGTGGTGCCGCTGCTGGTTAGGGGAGTGGCGCGATGA
- a CDS encoding radical SAM protein, which yields MTALPVLAWRYWRANQRLGHPLQVGFAVNNTCNTFCEMCNVWQMKPKSQLGLEEIRRIFSSGLFKHCATISMTGGEPSMRRDFRELPELFADVMPALRQVNLTSNGFATEAIVDGVEHFVPRLRARGIAFGVNLSIDGIGKTHDKVRNNPKAWANLDASVQALVALRRRIPFNLVLACTFTHSNVDDAEAVLEYAKAHDVYVVFRRAAQINRIENQDLYAEVQPTAAQDTALKAFFEHVRTNYDRSHARRIYYGMLLEMLNGAERSVPCLYRKAGLFVDHHGDLYVCTVASKNLGSALERDAEELYFGSLAYRDEMACGPCRGCSHDVTLYTPLLDQVADRLRAAVTKVKR from the coding sequence ATGACTGCGCTCCCCGTCTTGGCGTGGCGCTACTGGCGCGCGAACCAGCGGCTCGGCCATCCGCTGCAGGTCGGCTTCGCCGTGAACAACACCTGCAACACGTTCTGCGAGATGTGCAATGTCTGGCAGATGAAGCCGAAGTCGCAGCTCGGACTCGAGGAGATTCGTCGCATCTTCTCTTCCGGACTCTTCAAGCACTGCGCCACCATCAGTATGACAGGTGGCGAGCCGAGCATGCGCCGAGACTTCCGGGAATTGCCGGAACTGTTTGCCGACGTAATGCCGGCGCTCCGCCAGGTGAATCTGACCTCGAACGGGTTTGCGACCGAGGCAATCGTGGATGGCGTCGAGCACTTCGTGCCGCGGCTCCGCGCACGGGGCATCGCGTTCGGTGTAAACCTCTCGATTGATGGCATCGGGAAGACGCACGACAAGGTGCGCAACAACCCCAAGGCCTGGGCGAACCTTGACGCCAGCGTGCAGGCGCTCGTCGCGCTGCGCCGCCGCATCCCGTTCAACCTCGTCTTGGCCTGCACGTTTACGCACAGCAATGTGGATGACGCCGAAGCAGTGCTCGAGTATGCCAAGGCACACGATGTCTATGTGGTGTTTCGACGCGCCGCGCAAATCAACCGCATCGAGAACCAGGACCTGTACGCCGAGGTGCAGCCCACGGCGGCGCAGGACACCGCGCTCAAGGCATTCTTCGAGCACGTGCGGACGAACTACGATCGTTCGCACGCGCGCAGGATCTACTATGGAATGTTGCTGGAGATGCTGAATGGTGCAGAGCGGTCGGTGCCTTGTCTCTATCGGAAAGCGGGGCTCTTTGTCGATCATCACGGGGATCTCTACGTCTGCACGGTCGCCAGCAAGAACCTCGGTTCGGCGCTTGAGCGTGATGCCGAGGAACTCTACTTCGGATCGCTAGCCTACCGCGACGAGATGGCCTGTGGGCCCTGTCGCGGTTGCTCGCACGACGTGACGCTCTACACGCCGCTGCTGGATCAGGTGGCGGATCGCCTGCGCGCGGCCGTTACGAAGGTGAAGCGGTGA
- a CDS encoding polysaccharide pyruvyl transferase family protein, with protein MKAFAYLAELALALLFLPAVRALRLLGWRPARASIVGWWGSETIGDIAILGQLLTECRAIAATAPLDVVSFDARVTRATLRMLGYRDVRCLPLGVLSAWALVASRCIIVGGGPLMESPSMRFWAWRHRLVRAAGGRVLLYANGIGPVRSAGGAETIVSILHNASHVVLRDSTSVAWSAVHAKRTDAVLSFDPAFDFVRTLHTPGLTRRRQLALALRSPSVPYLDGVEEGLATEQFLEVLAAALNHISATTDLRFVGLVMHDGSDDAAMYARLRRKLSDPARLHVPENQDVTAIVRLLESSQAALTVRFHAMIFALATDTPFVAIDYARPQGKVTAAAIDVRCGDAVLAWDTVTESALRMGLQRALDAGGASSRDVSAASSARRAVLGAALA; from the coding sequence GTGAAGGCGTTCGCCTATCTGGCCGAGCTTGCACTCGCGCTCCTGTTCCTGCCGGCCGTCCGCGCATTGCGCCTGCTCGGCTGGCGACCGGCACGAGCGAGCATCGTGGGCTGGTGGGGATCGGAGACCATCGGTGACATCGCCATCCTTGGTCAGCTGCTCACCGAGTGTCGTGCAATCGCCGCGACAGCTCCGTTGGACGTCGTTAGCTTCGATGCGCGCGTCACCCGAGCGACGCTGCGAATGCTCGGCTACCGCGACGTCCGCTGCCTTCCGCTCGGCGTCCTGTCTGCCTGGGCTCTCGTCGCGTCTCGCTGCATCATTGTCGGCGGTGGCCCGTTGATGGAGAGTCCGAGTATGAGATTCTGGGCTTGGCGGCATCGCCTCGTGCGCGCGGCTGGTGGTCGCGTGCTCCTATATGCTAACGGCATCGGCCCGGTACGGAGTGCGGGCGGCGCGGAGACAATTGTCTCGATCCTGCACAACGCGAGCCACGTGGTGCTCCGCGATAGTACCTCTGTCGCTTGGAGCGCCGTGCACGCCAAGCGTACCGACGCGGTGCTGAGTTTCGATCCGGCATTCGATTTCGTGCGTACCCTGCACACGCCGGGCCTCACGCGCCGCCGGCAGCTAGCGCTCGCCTTGCGAAGCCCGTCGGTCCCGTACCTCGATGGAGTCGAGGAGGGGCTGGCGACCGAGCAGTTCCTTGAGGTGCTTGCCGCAGCGCTCAACCACATCAGCGCAACGACGGACCTGCGGTTCGTCGGTCTCGTGATGCACGACGGCAGTGATGACGCGGCGATGTATGCGCGTTTGCGCCGGAAGCTCAGCGATCCCGCGCGCCTGCACGTCCCGGAAAACCAAGATGTGACGGCCATCGTTCGCTTGCTCGAGTCGTCGCAGGCCGCGCTCACGGTGCGATTCCACGCCATGATCTTCGCGCTAGCCACGGACACACCCTTCGTCGCCATCGACTACGCCCGCCCGCAGGGCAAGGTCACCGCCGCAGCGATAGACGTTCGGTGTGGGGATGCCGTACTCGCCTGGGACACTGTGACGGAATCTGCGCTCCGTATGGGCTTGCAGCGGGCGCTTGATGCGGGAGGTGCCTCCTCCCGAGACGTGAGCGCGGCATCGTCCGCGCGACGTGCCGTCCTAGGTGCCGCGCTCGCCTGA